The following is a genomic window from Planifilum fulgidum.
TATCCGGGGATTTTTTACGACGATCGAGCTGACGGTCGTTGGCATTTTGTTCGGCACACTCATCGGATTGATTCTCGGATTGATGAACATATCCCGGATCAAGGTGCTGATGATTCCGGCCAAGGCCTATGTGGATCTTTTCCGGGGAACGCCCCTGATGCTGCAGATTTTGGCGATCCATTTCGGCATCATCCCCACCGTCTGTGAAATGGTGGGCGTGGATACCCCCTCTGCACTGATTTCCGGCTTTATTGCCCTCTCCCTGAACGCCGGGGCTTATATTTCCGAAATTTTCCGCGGCGGAATCCAGTCCATTGACAAAGGGCAGATGGAGGCGGCCCGTTCCCTGGGGATGACCTACGGGCAAGCGATGCGCCTGGTGATTCTTCCCCAGGCCTTCAAGCGGATGCTTCCCCCCTTGGGGAACGAGTTCATCGCCCTGATGAAGGATTCGTCCCTGGTCATGGTGATCGCCGTCAACGATATCACCTATGCGGCGATGACCACGGCGAAAAGCACCTGGGAGCGGTTGGCGCCCTACGCCACCGCCGCCCTCATGTATCTGGTGCTGACCTATCTTTTGTCCCGGGTGGTCTTTTACCTGGAGCGGCGATTGGAAACCGGCAGAAAGGAGGGGTGATCCCGATTGATCCGCGTCGAACATCTCTACAAGCGCTTTGGCGATCATGAGGTGCTGAAGGATATCAACGTGCACATCAAGGAAAAGGAAGTGGTCTGCATCATCGGTCCGAGCGGATCCGGCAAGAGCACGTTTCTGCGCTGTTTGAACCTGCTGGAGCCGATCACTTCGGGCCGGGTGGTGGTGGACGGCCACGATCTGACCGATCCCAAGACGGACATCAACCGGGTTCGGACCGAGATGGGCATGGTGTTTCAACAATTTAATCTGTTCCCCCACAAGCGGGTGATCGAGAACATCACGATGGCGCCCATGCGCGTGCGCAAATGGTCCAAGGAAAAGGCGGAGCAAAAGGCGATGGAGCTCCTCGGGAAAGTGGGTCTCCAGGACAAAGCGCACGCCTGGCCGGAACAGTTGTCCGGCGGGCAGCAGCAACGCGTGGCGATTGCCCGCGCCCTGGCGATGGACCCCAAGGTGATGCTGTTCGACGAGCCCACCTCGGCCCTCGATCCCGAAATGATCAAAGAGGTGCTGGCGGTGATGAAGCAGCTGGCCGCCGAGGGCATGACGATGGTGGTGGTCACCCACGAAATGGGGTTTGCCCGGGAAGTGAGCGATCGGGTCCTCTTCATGGACCAGGGGATGATCATCGAGGAAGGGACGCCGGAGGAGCTGTTCAACCG
Proteins encoded in this region:
- a CDS encoding amino acid ABC transporter permease; its protein translation is MQGIDWSVVVEYKENFIRGFFTTIELTVVGILFGTLIGLILGLMNISRIKVLMIPAKAYVDLFRGTPLMLQILAIHFGIIPTVCEMVGVDTPSALISGFIALSLNAGAYISEIFRGGIQSIDKGQMEAARSLGMTYGQAMRLVILPQAFKRMLPPLGNEFIALMKDSSLVMVIAVNDITYAAMTTAKSTWERLAPYATAALMYLVLTYLLSRVVFYLERRLETGRKEG
- a CDS encoding amino acid ABC transporter ATP-binding protein — translated: MIRVEHLYKRFGDHEVLKDINVHIKEKEVVCIIGPSGSGKSTFLRCLNLLEPITSGRVVVDGHDLTDPKTDINRVRTEMGMVFQQFNLFPHKRVIENITMAPMRVRKWSKEKAEQKAMELLGKVGLQDKAHAWPEQLSGGQQQRVAIARALAMDPKVMLFDEPTSALDPEMIKEVLAVMKQLAAEGMTMVVVTHEMGFAREVSDRVLFMDQGMIIEEGTPEELFNRPKEERTRTFLSKVL